Proteins from a genomic interval of Kitasatospora kifunensis:
- a CDS encoding bifunctional [glutamine synthetase] adenylyltransferase/[glutamine synthetase]-adenylyl-L-tyrosine phosphorylase, with protein sequence MTSGGSRVSRPENRLVRRGFTDPEAAVRRLAAPALHGLADDPILLDGLGATADPDLALLGLARLLEALGESQRHALRDTLTTSKPLRDRLLGVLGASAALGDHLATHPRDWHALVTFEQRDMHPGAAEFRHELEQRVRDADGEPADALRAAYRRCLLTIAARDLTATTDLAQTAAELADLAGATLRTALMIAAEQEPAAADACRLAVIGMGKCGGRELNYVSDVDVIFVAEAREGVGEHLALSAANRLAAAMMRLCSDTTREGTIWPVDANLRPEGRNGPLVRTLASHLAYYQRWAKTWEFQALLKARPVAGDAELGEAYVAALAPLVWQAAERENFVADVQQMRRRVVEAIPATELDRQLKLGPGGLRDVEFSVQLLQLVHGRTDPALRSGNTLEALAALSAGGYVGRADAASLDAAYRFLRALEHRIQLHRLRRTHLMPKDQADLRRLARSLAPMINGDTRTDPVAALEREWKRHALEVRRLHEKLFYRPLLAAVADLSAGEALTPGTPAMSPEAAEERLKALGFADPPAARRHLVALASGVSRKAAIQRTLLPVLLAWFADSADPDAGLLGFRQVSDALGRTPWYLRLLRDESAAAEQLARILSAGRLAPDLLLRAPEAVAMLGDPQGLAPRGRAALEQEIRAAVGRAPNAAAGVAAARAVRRRELFRTAAGDLLGRFGDDPGEALDAAAGALTDLNAATLAGALAACTAGWEQAHGEAFPARLAVIAMGRFGGRELGYGSDADVLFVHEPLPDSQHDATAAARAVCNELRTLLSAPSTEPALLVDADLRPEGRQGPLTRTLGSYAAYYARWSHVWESQALLRAEPVAGDAELGELFRELIDPLRYPVEGVPERDLLEIRRIKARIESERLPRGADPTTHTKIGRGGLADVEWTVQLFQLKHGHELPGLRTTRTRQALLAAARAGLLDAEEAEVLDTAWVLASRVRGAVMLVRGRPGDSFPNEPRELAQVARYLGYGAGHSGELMDDYRRATRRARAVVERLFYG encoded by the coding sequence ATGACCTCCGGTGGCAGCCGCGTCAGCAGGCCCGAGAACCGGCTGGTCCGCCGGGGGTTCACCGACCCCGAGGCGGCTGTGCGCCGGCTGGCCGCCCCCGCCCTGCACGGGCTGGCCGACGACCCGATCCTGCTCGACGGGCTCGGTGCCACCGCCGACCCCGACCTCGCCCTGCTGGGCCTGGCCCGGCTGCTCGAAGCGCTCGGCGAGAGCCAGCGGCACGCCCTGCGGGACACCCTGACCACCTCCAAGCCGCTGCGCGATCGGCTGCTCGGCGTGCTCGGCGCCTCCGCCGCGCTCGGCGACCACCTGGCCACCCACCCGCGCGACTGGCACGCCCTGGTCACCTTCGAGCAGCGCGACATGCACCCGGGGGCCGCTGAGTTCCGCCACGAGCTGGAGCAGCGGGTGCGGGACGCGGACGGGGAGCCGGCCGACGCGCTGCGCGCCGCCTACCGCCGCTGCCTGCTGACCATCGCCGCCCGCGACCTGACCGCCACCACCGACCTGGCGCAGACCGCCGCCGAACTGGCCGACCTGGCCGGGGCCACGCTTCGCACCGCGCTGATGATCGCCGCCGAGCAGGAGCCGGCCGCCGCCGACGCCTGCCGGCTGGCGGTGATCGGCATGGGCAAGTGCGGCGGCCGGGAGCTCAACTACGTCTCCGACGTGGACGTGATCTTCGTCGCCGAGGCCCGTGAGGGCGTCGGGGAGCACCTGGCGCTGAGCGCCGCCAACCGGCTGGCGGCCGCCATGATGCGGCTCTGCTCGGACACCACCAGGGAAGGCACCATCTGGCCGGTGGACGCCAACCTGCGCCCCGAGGGCCGCAACGGGCCGTTGGTGCGCACCTTGGCCAGCCATCTCGCCTACTACCAGCGGTGGGCCAAGACCTGGGAGTTCCAGGCGCTGCTGAAGGCCCGCCCGGTGGCCGGCGACGCGGAGCTGGGCGAGGCGTACGTCGCGGCGCTCGCGCCGCTGGTCTGGCAGGCGGCCGAGCGGGAGAACTTCGTCGCGGACGTGCAGCAGATGCGCCGCCGGGTGGTGGAGGCGATCCCGGCCACCGAGCTGGACCGCCAGCTCAAGCTCGGCCCCGGCGGGCTGCGCGACGTGGAGTTCTCGGTCCAGCTGCTGCAACTGGTGCACGGTCGCACCGACCCGGCGCTGCGCAGCGGCAACACGTTGGAGGCGCTGGCCGCACTGTCGGCGGGCGGCTACGTCGGCCGGGCGGATGCCGCCTCGCTGGACGCCGCTTACCGGTTCCTGCGCGCGCTGGAGCACCGGATCCAGCTGCACCGCCTGCGGCGCACCCATCTGATGCCCAAGGACCAGGCCGACCTGCGGCGCCTGGCCCGCTCGCTGGCGCCGATGATCAACGGCGACACCCGCACGGACCCGGTGGCGGCCCTGGAGCGCGAGTGGAAGCGGCACGCGCTGGAGGTGCGCCGACTGCACGAGAAGCTCTTCTACCGCCCGCTGCTGGCGGCCGTGGCCGACCTGTCGGCCGGTGAGGCGCTCACCCCGGGCACCCCGGCGATGAGTCCGGAGGCGGCCGAGGAGCGGCTCAAGGCGCTGGGCTTCGCCGACCCGCCGGCCGCCCGGCGCCACCTGGTGGCGCTGGCCAGCGGGGTGAGTCGCAAGGCCGCCATCCAGCGCACCCTGCTGCCGGTGCTGCTGGCCTGGTTCGCCGACTCCGCCGACCCGGACGCCGGGCTGCTGGGGTTCCGCCAGGTCTCCGACGCGCTCGGGCGCACCCCGTGGTACCTGCGACTGCTGCGCGACGAGAGCGCGGCGGCCGAGCAACTGGCCCGGATCCTGTCGGCCGGGCGCCTGGCCCCCGATCTGCTGCTGCGCGCGCCCGAGGCGGTGGCCATGCTGGGCGATCCGCAGGGCCTGGCGCCGCGCGGGCGCGCCGCGCTGGAGCAGGAGATCCGCGCGGCGGTCGGCCGGGCGCCGAACGCGGCGGCGGGGGTGGCGGCGGCCCGCGCGGTGCGCCGCCGCGAGCTGTTCCGCACCGCTGCCGGCGACCTGCTCGGGCGCTTCGGCGACGATCCGGGCGAGGCCCTGGACGCTGCCGCCGGCGCGCTCACCGACCTCAACGCGGCCACTCTGGCCGGTGCGCTCGCCGCCTGCACGGCGGGCTGGGAGCAGGCGCACGGGGAGGCGTTCCCGGCCCGGCTCGCGGTGATCGCGATGGGCCGGTTCGGCGGTCGTGAGCTGGGCTACGGCTCCGACGCCGACGTGCTCTTCGTGCACGAGCCGCTGCCCGACTCCCAGCACGACGCCACCGCCGCCGCCCGGGCGGTCTGCAACGAGCTGCGCACCCTGCTGTCCGCACCCTCCACCGAACCGGCGCTGCTGGTCGACGCCGACCTGCGCCCGGAGGGCCGGCAGGGTCCGCTGACGCGCACCCTGGGCTCGTACGCGGCGTACTACGCGCGCTGGTCGCACGTCTGGGAGAGCCAGGCGCTGCTGCGGGCCGAGCCGGTGGCGGGGGACGCGGAGCTGGGGGAGCTGTTCCGGGAGCTGATCGACCCGCTGCGCTACCCGGTGGAGGGTGTGCCCGAGCGGGATCTGCTGGAGATCCGGCGGATCAAGGCGCGGATCGAGAGCGAACGGCTGCCGCGCGGGGCCGACCCGACCACCCACACCAAGATCGGGCGCGGCGGGCTCGCGGACGTGGAGTGGACGGTGCAGCTCTTCCAGCTCAAGCACGGCCACGAGCTGCCGGGGCTGCGCACCACCCGAACCCGCCAGGCGCTGCTCGCCGCCGCTCGTGCGGGGCTGCTGGACGCCGAGGAGGCCGAGGTGCTGGACACCGCCTGGGTGCTGGCCTCGCGGGTGCGCGGCGCGGTGATGCTGGTCCGCGGGCGCCCGGGGGACAGCTTCCCGAACGAGCCGCGCGAGCTGGCCCAGGTGGCCCGTTACCTGGGATACGGGGCCGGCCACAGCGGAGAGTTGATGGACGACTACCGGCGGGCGACCCGGCGGGCCAGGGCGGTGGTCGAGCGGCTCTTCTACGGGTGA
- a CDS encoding glycosyltransferase family 2 protein has product MNDSAGTVLSFAMALSLLLGAAFVAYVAVLVTPLVRSRPRHPGDSAAFDWHVLVPCRDEEAVIGQTLARLRGQFPALHVWVIDDASVDGTAQVIRAAAAADPYVHLVQRVLPQARTGKGAALNEAYRALCRWLPEQAEPERVIVGVFDADGTPGPGCLDIISAEHLFGDPQVAAVQIEVRMANRDERRPLPHPYLVRNLLARTLVRMQDLEFRTAIPAVQLSRRITRTVAMGGNGQFTRLSALKGVTGQGIEGEAVGPWGGSLLEDYELGLQLTLAGWQTAFTRDTWVDQEGLWNVRQLLAQRARWSQGAMQCMRYLPRIWDSRKLTTMGVLEITYCLLQPWLQLFGSVVFPALGILLAVRFVRHPELVGVFLSGGGYGLVLAYLALSVVQFTIWGPLYWLKCERPAGLWRCLGWGVAYSCYIWLYCLCTWRAVGRLVKGRNGWVKTRRNAELRSAQ; this is encoded by the coding sequence GTGAACGACTCCGCCGGGACGGTGCTCAGCTTCGCGATGGCACTCTCCCTGCTGCTCGGCGCGGCGTTCGTCGCCTATGTGGCGGTCCTGGTGACGCCGCTGGTGCGCAGCAGGCCGCGCCACCCGGGCGACTCGGCGGCCTTCGACTGGCACGTGCTGGTGCCGTGCCGCGACGAGGAGGCCGTCATCGGCCAGACTCTGGCCCGGCTGCGCGGGCAGTTCCCGGCCTTGCACGTGTGGGTGATCGACGACGCCTCGGTCGACGGGACGGCGCAGGTGATCCGCGCGGCCGCGGCCGCGGACCCGTACGTGCACCTGGTGCAACGCGTCCTGCCCCAGGCCAGGACCGGCAAGGGCGCCGCGCTGAACGAGGCCTACCGCGCCCTGTGCCGATGGCTCCCGGAGCAGGCCGAGCCCGAGCGGGTCATCGTCGGGGTGTTCGACGCCGACGGAACCCCTGGACCCGGCTGCCTCGACATCATCTCCGCCGAGCACCTCTTCGGGGACCCGCAGGTGGCGGCGGTGCAGATCGAGGTGCGGATGGCCAACCGGGACGAACGCCGACCGCTGCCCCACCCCTATCTGGTGCGCAACCTGCTAGCGCGCACCCTGGTCCGGATGCAGGACCTCGAGTTCCGTACCGCGATCCCCGCCGTGCAGCTCAGCCGCCGGATCACCCGCACCGTGGCGATGGGCGGCAACGGCCAGTTCACCCGGCTCTCCGCGCTGAAGGGGGTCACGGGCCAGGGGATCGAAGGGGAGGCGGTGGGGCCCTGGGGCGGTTCGCTGCTGGAGGACTACGAGTTGGGCCTGCAGCTGACCCTCGCGGGTTGGCAGACGGCGTTCACCCGGGACACCTGGGTGGACCAGGAAGGGCTGTGGAACGTCCGGCAGTTGCTCGCCCAGCGGGCCCGCTGGAGCCAGGGCGCCATGCAGTGCATGCGGTATCTGCCGCGGATCTGGGATTCCCGGAAACTGACCACGATGGGCGTTCTCGAGATCACCTACTGCCTCCTGCAGCCCTGGTTGCAGCTGTTCGGCAGCGTGGTCTTCCCGGCGCTGGGGATCCTGCTGGCCGTGCGCTTCGTCCGTCATCCCGAGTTGGTCGGAGTCTTCCTGTCGGGCGGCGGCTACGGCCTGGTGCTGGCCTATCTGGCGCTCAGCGTCGTCCAGTTCACCATCTGGGGCCCGCTCTACTGGCTCAAGTGCGAACGGCCGGCGGGCCTGTGGCGCTGCCTCGGCTGGGGGGTGGCCTACTCGTGCTACATCTGGCTCTACTGCCTGTGTACTTGGCGGGCGGTGGGACGCCTCGTCAAGGGCCGCAACGGTTGGGTCAAGACCCGTCGCAACGCCGAACTGCGCTCGGCCCAGTGA
- the wecB gene encoding non-hydrolyzing UDP-N-acetylglucosamine 2-epimerase has translation MSSPLVGAVAVVLGTRPEILKLAGVIRGLGDRARVIYTGQHYDEVMAGGVFRAMRLPPPDVRLSDIGGAARGRQIGDMVSALSDLFAAEPPAAVVVQGDTNTTSAGAQAAHYHGVPVVHVEAGLRSRDRRMPEEINRQVVGVLADAHCVPTAAAAANLRAEGVPESRIHLTGNTIVEAVAESLPGPDECAALLRRHAVRPGQYVLATIHRPENTDDPARLERILTELGGLGLPVLLPLHPRTRGCVARHGLAEQLARLRAIEAIDHPSFLGLASQARLLVSDSGGVQEECTVLKKPLIVVRNSTERPEAVEAGFATLLRPGPEIGELARRLIADASLTARLAAVPSPYGDGRAGERITALTLALADATDRAAPAGRLRGEPGLPVPPDAVAVSAASEPRTHHRVPGGRPCTSPV, from the coding sequence GTGTCCAGCCCGCTCGTGGGTGCGGTCGCGGTGGTGCTCGGGACCCGGCCCGAGATCCTCAAACTGGCCGGGGTGATCCGCGGCCTCGGTGACCGGGCCCGGGTGATCTACACCGGTCAGCACTATGACGAGGTTATGGCCGGTGGGGTGTTTCGCGCGATGCGGCTGCCACCACCGGACGTCCGTCTGAGTGACATCGGCGGCGCGGCGCGCGGTCGCCAGATCGGCGACATGGTCTCGGCACTGTCGGACCTCTTCGCCGCCGAGCCGCCGGCGGCCGTGGTGGTGCAGGGCGACACCAACACCACCTCGGCGGGGGCGCAGGCGGCGCACTACCACGGCGTGCCGGTGGTCCATGTGGAGGCCGGGCTGCGCTCGCGCGACCGGCGGATGCCCGAGGAGATCAACCGTCAGGTGGTCGGTGTGCTCGCCGACGCGCACTGCGTGCCGACCGCGGCGGCGGCCGCCAACCTGCGTGCGGAGGGCGTGCCGGAGAGCCGCATCCACCTCACCGGCAACACCATCGTCGAGGCGGTGGCCGAGTCGCTGCCGGGCCCGGACGAGTGCGCAGCGCTGCTGCGTCGCCACGCGGTGCGGCCGGGCCAGTACGTGCTGGCGACCATTCACCGGCCGGAGAACACCGACGACCCGGCCCGGCTCGAGCGGATCCTGACCGAACTGGGCGGACTCGGCCTGCCGGTGCTGCTCCCGCTGCACCCGCGCACGCGGGGGTGCGTGGCCCGGCACGGTCTGGCGGAGCAGCTTGCCCGGCTGCGCGCGATCGAGGCGATCGACCACCCGTCCTTCCTGGGCCTGGCAAGCCAGGCCCGGCTGCTGGTCTCCGACTCCGGCGGTGTGCAGGAGGAGTGCACGGTGCTGAAGAAGCCGCTGATCGTGGTGCGCAACAGCACCGAGCGCCCGGAGGCGGTCGAGGCCGGTTTCGCTACCCTGCTCCGTCCGGGGCCGGAGATCGGCGAGCTGGCGCGTCGGCTGATCGCCGACGCCTCGTTGACCGCCAGGCTGGCCGCGGTGCCGTCGCCGTACGGCGACGGACGGGCCGGCGAGCGGATCACCGCGCTGACCCTGGCGCTGGCCGACGCGACCGACCGGGCTGCCCCGGCCGGTCGGCTGCGCGGCGAGCCCGGGCTCCCGGTGCCCCCAGACGCGGTGGCCGTCAGTGCCGCCAGCGAACCCCGCACGCACCATCGAGTCCCTGGAGGACGTCCGTGTACAAGCCCTGTGTAG
- the glnA gene encoding type I glutamate--ammonia ligase — protein sequence MGKQQEFVLRTLEERDIRFVRLWFTDVLGFLKSVAVAPAELEQAFDEGIGFDGSAIEGFARVYESDMIAKPDPTTFQILPWRSEVPGTARMFCDILMPDGSPSFADPRFVLKRTLEKASAQGFTFYTHPEIEFFLLKNLPGDGTAPQPADQSGYFDHTPRGVGHDFRRQAITMLESMGISVEFSHHEGAPGQQEIDLRYADALSTADNIMTFRLVMKEVALEQGVHASFMPKPFSEHPGSGMHTHLSLFEGDRNAFHESGAEYQLSKVGRSFIAGLLKHAAETAAVTNQWVNSYKRIWGGSQRTAGAGGEAPSYICWGHNNRSALIRVPMYKPGKQGSTRVEVRSLDTGCNPYLAYAVTLAAGLKGIEEGYELPPGADDDVWALSDAERRAMGIQPMPQNLGEAIDLMQRSELVAETLGEHVFDFFLRNKRQEWEEYRSEVTPFELRKNLQVL from the coding sequence ATGGGCAAGCAGCAGGAGTTCGTGCTTCGTACGCTCGAAGAGCGTGACATCCGGTTCGTCCGGCTGTGGTTCACCGATGTGCTCGGCTTCCTCAAATCGGTGGCGGTGGCTCCGGCGGAGCTGGAACAGGCCTTCGACGAGGGGATCGGCTTCGACGGGTCGGCGATCGAGGGCTTCGCCCGGGTCTACGAGTCGGACATGATCGCCAAGCCGGACCCGACCACGTTCCAGATACTGCCCTGGCGCTCCGAGGTCCCCGGCACCGCGCGGATGTTCTGCGACATCCTGATGCCCGACGGCTCGCCCTCCTTCGCCGACCCGCGCTTCGTGCTCAAGCGCACCCTGGAGAAGGCCTCCGCTCAGGGATTCACCTTCTACACCCACCCCGAGATCGAGTTCTTCCTGCTCAAGAACCTCCCGGGGGACGGCACCGCGCCCCAGCCGGCCGACCAGTCGGGCTACTTCGACCACACCCCGCGCGGGGTGGGCCACGACTTCCGCCGGCAGGCGATCACGATGCTGGAGTCGATGGGCATCTCGGTGGAGTTCTCGCACCACGAGGGCGCCCCGGGGCAGCAGGAGATCGACCTGCGGTACGCCGACGCGCTCTCCACCGCCGACAACATCATGACCTTCCGCCTGGTGATGAAGGAGGTGGCGCTGGAGCAGGGCGTGCACGCCAGCTTCATGCCCAAGCCCTTCTCCGAGCACCCGGGCTCGGGCATGCACACCCATCTCTCGCTCTTCGAGGGCGACCGCAACGCCTTCCACGAGTCGGGCGCCGAGTACCAGCTCTCCAAGGTCGGCCGCTCCTTCATCGCGGGCCTGCTGAAGCACGCCGCCGAGACCGCCGCCGTGACCAACCAGTGGGTCAACTCGTACAAGCGGATCTGGGGCGGTTCGCAGCGCACCGCGGGCGCGGGCGGCGAGGCCCCCTCGTACATCTGCTGGGGCCACAACAACCGCTCGGCGCTGATCCGGGTCCCGATGTACAAGCCCGGCAAGCAGGGCTCCACCCGGGTCGAGGTCCGCTCGCTGGACACCGGCTGCAACCCCTACCTCGCCTACGCGGTCACCCTCGCGGCGGGCCTCAAGGGCATCGAGGAGGGCTACGAGCTGCCCCCCGGCGCCGACGACGACGTCTGGGCGCTGTCCGACGCCGAGCGCCGCGCCATGGGCATCCAACCGATGCCGCAGAACCTCGGCGAGGCCATCGACCTGATGCAGCGCAGCGAACTGGTCGCGGAGACCCTGGGCGAGCACGTCTTCGACTTCTTCCTGCGCAACAAGCGCCAGGAGTGGGAGGAGTACCGCTCCGAGGTCACGCCGTTCGAGTTGCGGAAGAACCTGCAGGTGCTCTGA
- a CDS encoding NAD+ synthase — MPNLRLALAQFDPSVGDIARNGDEVVRWSRRAAERGARLVAFPEMALTGYPVEDLALRTSFVEASRAALVELAGRLAAEGLGGLPVVVGYLGRAQATGSPQNCAAVLYGGEVATRFAKHFLPNYGVFDEYRYFEPGDQLPVLRVDGVDVALAICEDIWQEGGRVAAAGQAGAGLLLVVNGSPYERNKDDQRLELVRRRAAEAGCALAYLNMVGGQDELVFDGDSLVVDADGQVLARAPQFEESLLVVDLELPTASVTAAAGSRFGDGLRLVHTDLGGEPRPRPAQPAGEIAPGLTDEAEIYAALVTGTRAYVRKNGFTSVLIGLSGGIDSALVAAIAVDAIGAQNVTCVSMPSQYSSQHSKDDAAELARRTGLHFRTVSIAPMFDAYMASLGLTGLAEENLQSRLRGTLLMAISNQEGHLVLAPGNKSELAVGYSTLYGDSVGAFGPIKDVYKTLIFQLARWRNEVAVERGEVPPIPENTILKPPSAELRPDQVDSDSLPDYDLLDSILDAYVEGDQGRDAIVARGFEAAVVDRVVRLVDTAEYKRRQYPPGPKISPKGFGRDRRLPITNGWRRG; from the coding sequence ATGCCGAATCTCCGTCTCGCACTGGCCCAGTTCGACCCCTCCGTCGGGGACATCGCGCGCAACGGCGACGAGGTCGTGCGCTGGAGCAGGCGCGCGGCCGAGCGCGGGGCACGGCTGGTCGCCTTTCCCGAGATGGCGCTGACCGGGTACCCGGTCGAGGACCTGGCACTGCGGACCTCGTTCGTCGAGGCCTCGCGGGCCGCCCTGGTGGAGCTGGCCGGGCGGCTGGCCGCCGAGGGGCTGGGCGGGCTGCCGGTGGTGGTGGGGTACCTCGGGCGCGCGCAGGCGACCGGGTCGCCGCAGAACTGCGCGGCGGTGCTGTACGGCGGCGAGGTGGCGACCCGCTTCGCCAAGCACTTCCTGCCCAACTACGGCGTCTTCGACGAGTACCGGTACTTCGAGCCGGGCGACCAGCTGCCGGTGCTGCGGGTGGACGGCGTGGACGTGGCGCTGGCGATCTGCGAGGACATCTGGCAGGAGGGCGGCCGGGTGGCCGCCGCCGGGCAGGCCGGGGCCGGGCTGCTGCTGGTGGTCAACGGCTCGCCGTACGAGCGGAACAAGGACGATCAGCGACTCGAACTGGTCCGGCGCCGGGCCGCCGAGGCGGGCTGCGCGCTGGCCTACCTGAACATGGTGGGCGGCCAGGACGAGCTGGTCTTCGACGGCGACTCGCTGGTGGTGGACGCGGACGGCCAAGTACTGGCCCGCGCACCGCAGTTCGAGGAGAGCCTGCTGGTGGTCGACCTGGAGCTGCCGACGGCGAGCGTGACCGCGGCGGCAGGCTCGCGGTTCGGCGACGGCCTGCGGCTGGTCCACACCGACCTGGGCGGCGAGCCGCGGCCGCGCCCCGCGCAGCCGGCGGGCGAGATCGCGCCCGGGCTCACCGACGAGGCGGAGATCTACGCCGCGCTGGTCACCGGGACCCGGGCGTACGTGCGCAAGAACGGCTTCACGTCGGTGCTGATCGGCCTGTCCGGCGGGATCGACTCGGCGTTGGTGGCGGCGATCGCGGTGGACGCGATCGGGGCACAGAACGTGACCTGCGTCTCGATGCCGAGCCAGTACTCCTCGCAGCACTCCAAGGACGACGCGGCGGAACTGGCCCGGCGGACCGGGCTGCACTTCAGGACCGTCTCGATCGCGCCGATGTTCGACGCCTACATGGCCTCGCTCGGGCTCACCGGGCTGGCCGAGGAGAACCTGCAGTCCCGGCTGCGCGGCACGCTGCTGATGGCGATCTCCAACCAGGAGGGCCACCTCGTGCTGGCCCCGGGCAACAAGAGCGAGCTGGCGGTCGGCTACTCCACGCTCTACGGCGACTCGGTGGGCGCCTTCGGCCCGATCAAGGACGTCTACAAGACGCTGATCTTCCAGCTGGCCAGGTGGCGCAACGAGGTGGCGGTGGAGCGCGGCGAGGTGCCGCCGATCCCGGAGAACACCATCCTCAAGCCGCCGAGCGCGGAGCTGCGCCCCGACCAGGTGGACAGCGACTCGCTGCCCGACTACGACCTGCTGGACTCGATCCTGGACGCCTACGTCGAGGGCGACCAGGGGCGCGACGCGATCGTGGCGCGGGGCTTCGAGGCGGCCGTGGTGGACCGGGTGGTGCGGTTGGTGGACACCGCCGAGTACAAGCGGCGGCAGTACCCGCCGGGCCCGAAGATCTCGCCCAAGGGCTTCGGGCGGGACCGCCGACTGCCCATCACCAACGGCTGGCGCCGCGGGTGA
- a CDS encoding endonuclease/exonuclease/phosphatase family protein produces the protein MTQAGQAWNDAGRRPWILDWRRDRRGSSTWRRGWLIAALALLVSVLFGFHGELPNSVGNLGSLLETFLPWLGLAVPVLLVAALLRRSATALVALLLPAVLWTVLFGGQFSDKSSGTGDFTVLTHNVDADNRDPQSTVRLVNGSGAQIVALEELTGAALPAYTSGLAANYPYHTVEGTVGLWSKYPISDTRVVDIKIGWTRAFRAQLATPKGPLAVYVAHLPSVRVKFDAGFTADQRDFSAQALGDAIQAEPLGKVLLLGDLNGTMNDRSLAPVTSQLRSAQGSAGSGFGFSWPAQFPMARIDQIMSRGMKPTDSWVLPADGSDHRAIAAEYRYNR, from the coding sequence ATGACGCAGGCCGGCCAGGCATGGAATGACGCCGGGCGGCGACCCTGGATACTCGACTGGCGTCGGGACCGCCGGGGCAGCTCCACCTGGCGGCGGGGCTGGTTGATCGCCGCGCTGGCCCTGCTGGTCTCGGTGCTGTTCGGCTTCCACGGGGAGCTGCCCAACTCGGTCGGCAATCTCGGCAGCCTGCTGGAGACCTTCCTGCCCTGGCTGGGGCTGGCCGTCCCGGTCCTGCTGGTGGCCGCGCTGCTGCGACGCTCGGCCACCGCGCTGGTCGCGCTGCTGCTGCCGGCCGTGCTGTGGACGGTGCTCTTCGGCGGGCAGTTCAGCGACAAGAGCAGCGGCACGGGGGACTTCACCGTGCTCACCCACAACGTCGACGCCGACAACCGCGACCCGCAGAGCACCGTGCGGCTGGTCAACGGCTCGGGCGCGCAGATCGTCGCGCTGGAGGAGCTGACCGGCGCGGCGCTGCCCGCCTACACCAGCGGGCTCGCGGCCAACTACCCGTACCACACGGTCGAGGGCACGGTCGGCCTCTGGTCCAAGTACCCGATCAGCGACACCCGGGTGGTGGACATCAAGATCGGCTGGACCCGCGCCTTCCGCGCCCAGTTGGCCACCCCCAAGGGCCCGCTCGCCGTCTACGTCGCGCACCTGCCCTCGGTCCGGGTCAAGTTCGACGCCGGCTTCACAGCGGACCAACGCGACTTCAGCGCGCAGGCGCTGGGTGACGCGATCCAGGCCGAGCCGCTGGGCAAGGTGCTGCTGCTCGGCGACCTGAACGGCACCATGAACGACCGCAGCCTGGCCCCGGTCACCTCGCAGCTGCGCTCGGCCCAGGGCTCGGCGGGCTCCGGCTTCGGTTTCAGCTGGCCCGCGCAGTTCCCGATGGCGCGGATCGACCAGATCATGAGCCGCGGGATGAAGCCCACCGACTCCTGGGTGCTGCCGGCCGACGGCAGCGACCACCGGGCGATCGCCGCCGAATACCGCTACAACCGCTGA
- a CDS encoding TetR/AcrR family transcriptional regulator — MDTDRQATITVPAAAPLCVPPRRGRPRSEAAEQAIFAAVERLMTEGGTLAELTIERIAQAAGVGKATIYRRWANKEALLVDVLVRLEEPEPPLPGTSARDDLVVILDFMRRRGLAKRSRWVLRVVLDQMHSMPALKETYYEQVVLRRREIMRQVVERGVAAGEFRGDLDSELLCEMLIGPMLLRAVVWDDSPLDDPQLPATIVDSLLQGLRGQAHRVGAA; from the coding sequence ATGGACACGGACCGTCAGGCCACCATCACCGTCCCCGCCGCGGCGCCGCTGTGCGTGCCGCCGCGGCGGGGACGGCCCCGCTCCGAGGCCGCCGAGCAGGCGATCTTCGCTGCCGTGGAGCGGCTGATGACCGAGGGCGGCACGCTGGCGGAGCTCACCATCGAGCGCATCGCGCAGGCCGCGGGCGTGGGCAAGGCGACCATCTACCGCCGCTGGGCCAACAAGGAGGCGTTGCTGGTCGACGTGCTGGTCCGGCTGGAGGAGCCGGAGCCGCCGCTGCCCGGCACCAGCGCCAGGGACGACCTGGTGGTGATCCTGGACTTCATGCGTCGGCGCGGGCTGGCCAAGCGCTCACGCTGGGTGCTGCGGGTGGTGCTCGACCAGATGCACTCGATGCCCGCGCTCAAGGAGACCTACTACGAGCAGGTGGTGCTGCGCCGCCGGGAGATCATGCGCCAGGTGGTGGAGCGCGGCGTGGCGGCCGGGGAGTTCCGCGGGGATCTGGACAGCGAGCTGCTCTGCGAGATGCTGATCGGCCCGATGCTGCTGCGCGCGGTGGTCTGGGACGACTCGCCGCTGGACGATCCGCAGCTGCCGGCCACCATCGTGGACTCCCTGCTGCAGGGCCTGCGTGGCCAGGCTCACCGGGTCGGCGCGGCCTAA